Proteins encoded by one window of Pseudomonas tructae:
- a CDS encoding enoyl-CoA hydratase/isomerase family protein, whose protein sequence is MTTPASLFSQVEAGIAWITLNRPDQRNALDIPSLRNLHALLEAHNADPAVRVVVLTGTGRSFCAGADLAEWAEAQARGALESYGWTETAHALMQRLHSLDKPTIAAINGTAVGAGMDLSLCCDLRVAAASARFKAGYTSMAYSPDAGASWHLPRLIGSEQAKRLLFLDELWGAERALAAGLVGQVCADDQLLAVTAELAGRLATGPTFAFAQTKRLLRDGAQRTLAEQLQAELAAGLLCGRSADGAEALRAAVEKRAAKFVGK, encoded by the coding sequence ATGACCACTCCTGCGTCGCTGTTCAGCCAGGTCGAAGCCGGCATTGCCTGGATCACCCTCAACCGCCCGGATCAGCGCAACGCGCTGGACATCCCCAGCCTGAGAAACCTCCACGCCCTGCTCGAAGCCCACAACGCCGATCCGGCTGTGCGCGTGGTGGTACTGACCGGCACTGGCCGCAGCTTCTGCGCCGGGGCGGATCTGGCCGAATGGGCCGAGGCGCAGGCTCGTGGCGCCCTGGAAAGCTACGGTTGGACCGAAACCGCCCACGCCCTGATGCAGCGCCTGCACAGCCTCGACAAGCCCACCATTGCCGCCATCAACGGCACCGCCGTCGGCGCCGGCATGGACCTGAGCCTGTGCTGCGACCTGCGTGTGGCGGCAGCCTCGGCACGTTTCAAGGCCGGCTACACCAGCATGGCCTACAGCCCGGATGCCGGCGCCAGCTGGCACCTGCCACGGCTGATCGGCAGCGAACAGGCCAAGCGTCTGCTGTTTCTTGATGAGCTATGGGGCGCCGAGCGCGCCCTGGCGGCTGGGTTGGTAGGCCAGGTGTGCGCCGATGACCAGTTGCTGGCGGTGACGGCCGAGCTGGCCGGGCGCCTGGCCACTGGTCCGACCTTCGCGTTTGCGCAAACCAAACGCCTGCTCCGCGATGGCGCTCAGCGCACCTTGGCCGAACAGCTGCAGGCCGAACTGGCTGCCGGCCTGCTCTGCGGGCGTAGCGCCGATGGCGCTGAAGCCTTGCGCGCAGCAGTCGAGAAACGTGCCGCTAAATTCGTTGGTAAATAA